In Camelus bactrianus isolate YW-2024 breed Bactrian camel chromosome 10, ASM4877302v1, whole genome shotgun sequence, a genomic segment contains:
- the MMP8 gene encoding neutrophil collagenase, which translates to MNFGAPAGAAGRSGEVVFEEKTMFSLKMLPVLLALHEQLSGAFPVPSESPEEKNIKIVQDYLEKFYQLPKYRHPSERKKSASVIVEKLKEMQRFFGLNVTGKQDEETLKTMQKPRCGVPDSGNFMLTPGHPKWKHTNLTYRIINQTTNLTNDVVERYIEEAFQLWKNASSLNITRVLQGEADIKIAFFQRDHGDNSPFDGPNGILAHAFQPGPGIGGDVHFDAEEMWTNTSKDYNLYLVAAHEFGHSLGLSHSTDPGALMYPTYSFHEPSTYVLPQDDINGIQAIYGPADRPVQPTGPTTPTACDPRLTFDAVTTLRGEILFFKDKYFWRKHPQVRRVELNFISLFWPTLPDGIQAAYEDFYRDVVIVFKGKQYWALSGYDIQQGYPKDILNYGFPSSVHAIDAAASYRGKTYFFVNNQFWRYDDQRQSMDPGYPKSIASTFQGIGSRVDAVFQRDDVFFFFSGPIHYAFDFRYQRITKVERNNRWLNCRYG; encoded by the exons atgaactttggggctCCCGCGGGGGCAGCCGGAAGGTCAGGAGAGGTAGTTTTTGAAGAAAAGACCATGTTCAGTCTGAAGATGCTTCCGGTTCTGCTCGCTCTGCACGAGCAGCTTTCTGGGGCCTTTCCAGTACCTTCTGAATCtccagaagagaaaaatataaaaattgttcaG GATTACCTTGAAAAATTCTATCAATTACCAAAGTACAGACACCCGTCTGAAAGGAAGAAGAGCGCGAGTGTGATtgttgaaaagctgaaagaaatgCAGCGATTCTTTGGGCTGAACGTGACCGGGAAGCAAGATGAGGAGACCTTGAAGACGATGCAGAAGCCTCGCTGCGGAGTGCCCGATTCTGGCAACTTCATGCTAACCCCGGGCCACCCCAAGTGGAAGCATACTAACCTGACCTACAG GATTATTAACCAAACAACAAACTTGACAAACGATGTTGTGGAAAGATATATAGAGGAAGCCTTTCAGCTGTGGAAGAACGCATCATCCCTGAACATCACCAGGGTCTTGCAAGGAGAAGCAGACATTAAGATTGCTTTTTTCCAAAGAG ATCATGGTGACAACTCTCCATTCGACGGACCCAATGGAATCCTGGCACATGCCTTTCAGCCAGGCCCGGGTATTGGAGGCGATGTTCATTTTGATGCAGAAGAAATGTGGACCAACACCTCTAAAG ATTACAACTTGTATCTTGTTGCCGCCCATGAGTTTGGCCATTCCCTGGGGCTCTCTCACTCCACCGACCCTGGTGCCTTGATGTATCCCACCTACTCTTTCCACGAACCCAGCACCTACGTGCTCCCTCAAGATGACATCAACGGCATTCAGGCCATCTATG GACCTGCAGACAGACCCGTCCAACCCACTGGGCCAACCACACCCACAGCCTGTGACCCCAGACTGACGTTCGATGCTGTCACCACCCTCCGAGGGGAAATACTGTTCTTTAAAGACAA GTACTTCTGGAGGAAGCATCCTCAGGTACGAAGAGTTGAACTCAATTTTATTTCCCTCTTCTGGCCGACCCTGCCAGATGGCATCCAGGCTGCTTATGAGGATTTTTACAGGGACGTAGTTATCGTATTTAAAG GCAAGCAGTACTGGGCTCTGAGTGGGTATGACATCCAGCAAGGTTATCCCAAGGACATACTAAACTATGGCTTCCCAAGCAGCGTCCACGCAATTGACGCAGCTGCTTCCTACAGGGGGAAAACATATTTCTTTGTAAACAACCAATTCTGGAG atATGATGACCAAAGACAATCCATGGATCCAGGTTATCCCAAAAGCATAGCAAGTACCTTTCAAGGAATAGGAAGTCGAGTTGATGCAGTTTTCCAGCGGGATg atgtcttctttttcttcagtggacCAATACATTATGCATTTGACTTTAGATATCAGAGGATTACTAAAGTTGAAAGAAACAATCGATGGCTTAACTGTAGATacggttga